CTTTAAGTAGAGAAAGAGTTCGTCGTTGTGAGGTCAATCTTTTGAATAAAAAAACAATAGCGCCAATACCGGTTGAATCGATAAAGTGGACATTTGAAAAATCTAAAATAATATTTTCAGTATATTCATCAACTAAGGCTTCTAATTTCGGCTGAATACTAACAACGTGCTCGGTGTCGAGATCGTGAACTATCTGCAAAACAATTATTCCATCATGAGGCCGTGACATTTCCATTATTAATACTCCTAGAGAATACAAGGTTAACCCTGAGGAATAATATTAACGTAAATAAAACATTAATTTTTTTACCTCATATTAAAAATATAGACTCAGAAAATAAAAATGCACAAATAAAAAAACCACCCGAAGGTGTTTTTATACTACATTCAAGTACTTGAATATAATGACTTATTATTTGTAAGTGACCACATGTCGACCACATGTACGTTAATAAGCTAATAAAAAGACCTCATTAAGGCCTTTTTATTTACAAATACTTACCTATTCTTTAGCTAATTAGGGATAATTTATTGAATTATCCCTTCATTGGATATAGCGCCATGCAGTTGTGCTATAGTTACTAGTTGGCGCTATTTAATCGCCTTTATTTACGAGAAGGAAACTCAATCTCTACCATTATTAATCTCCCTTTTTAATATCAATTATATTTAATCCACTTTATAAGTACCAGCAGAACTTCCCGACGTGATTGTTACGCTCGCATTCTTCACTCGCTCTCTTACTGTAGCATTTGCAATGGCCGTTGCTAATTTTTCAGCCATAGCGAACTGGTTATCCAATGAAGTAATAATCGCCTTTTCACCGACGAGTATTTTTAACGCCCCCATAATTTCATTGACCTGGTTACCGTCTATTTTATTAATGTCGTGCGTAGCAACCTTAGTGTTGCGTTCATGGTAACTTTGCTCACTAGTTTGGGCTTCAACAATCGATTTCTGACTAGACTGTTTTATTTCACCATCTGTCTGCAGCTGCCAATCGCCATTACGACCAACTAATTTACTACGATGCGATTGCTGCAGACTCACATCTGTTGAACGATGGTCGGGTACCAAAGTATGCCAGGGTAAAAGTGACGTGATCACCGGCAATGAATCAAGGCCATCAATATATTGAATCAAGCACTGCATGCCAGGTGTTGGTTCAACGAACAAACCATGTTCATGCCCCTGCCCTGACGCAATACTTACTTGTTCAAAGACAGCAACGGCTAAGGGCTTACCCGTCACTGCATCTAATAATTGAATATCAGCCGCTTTATAGGCGCGGAATGCACTGCTGACACTGGCGCCATTAACCGGCATATCATAAATTTTTTCTATTCGAGCCAATTGCGGTAAGTGTTTACGCTGTCCTAATTCGGGAAAGTAACGTAATACTAAGCGGCGTATAGCGTTTTTGACCATCTGATAACCTGCTTATTTCCTGTTAATGTCACTTCGGTAAGGTAACGGCCATTAAATTTTAGTCCTGGACGTAACTTAGGGATCGCAATTAGCTCACCTTTACTCGAGCTGATTGGTTTGATTGGGTGTTCTGAAAAATCAGTGATGACCGACTTGGCCCAACCGGAATCATGCCAGCTGCCTACGTATATTTTACCATCGGGGCGTTGCTGGAAAATATAATCCGGTACCTGGTATATCTTCCCCAACTGACGTAATACGGATATGCCATCGCCTTGATGATAAAAACAAGGAACCGGCTGATTAAGATAACCTGCATCTGGATAAATAAATTGAAGACCAGTCAGCGAGAGTTGGTCCAGCACATCTTTCATCGTCGCAAACCGAATGGCCATGTTAGCCGGCAGCGATAATGCACCGAGTAATTCACGACAAGTCAGATACCAACGATCGGATGATTGATATTTAGATTCAATCACGCCCATGAAATAAGGCTGTAATTTATCGACCCGATAACCAAGGTGTAATTCCACGATGCCTTTGGGTTCATGCTCACAAGTAACAACAAAGCTAGCGCGACCAGGACTAAACAAATCAAGCTGCACACTGTTATTGATAATATTACCCACGGGTTCACCACCAATGGTTAATACGGTTGTTAATCGTGCCGAATCCTGTTCATTCATCCCTCTATCCATAAATTAGGGTCCCTCTACATTTTCAAATTGATGTTGCAGTGAATTATGCCCATCGGTACTTTGCAGGGTAGTATTGTTATTGGCTTCACTATCGATCTGCAGTTGCTCGCGTTCTGATTTGCTCATGACTTCAAGTAGATCAAAACTGACAACCCATGACTTCACTTCTTCATCTTCGGTCGCACTCATTTCGCCATCAAACTTGGCTTTACGTACTTTGAATGATTCAGCTACATCACAATTCACGGTGCGAATTATTCGGGCGCCGTGTTCATCAAGTTCTTTGGCTTTCGATATGAGTTTGGCTAAGTCTGATTTTTCATTGAAAGGTATCTTGGTCGTCACCGATAAAACGGCAGGTTTAACCCCGTTATCCGATGATAGGGTCAAGGAACCGTAGCCACTTAAGTCTTCACCAGCTAATTTGAAACTGCATTTTATTTTGGTTTCATAACCTGGTACTTGCCAACCATCGAGCGCTATCATAAAAACACTTCCTTAATCGGTTCAAGTTCACTGCTATTACCCACAAACGCACAAAAAGCCCAATACGCTTTATCATCACCAAGACCTTGTAACTTATCAGCTAAACCTTTCGCTGAATTGGCGCTGATGCTGATGCAATTTAAGCCGGTGTTAATTGGGTTGAATTCAGTTGCAGTTAAACGCACATTACGCAAACTCTTTAACTGCTTACATTCTGCTAGTGCGCTATCAATATCGCTAATAAGCGCTTGCCCTTGGTCATTAACCAGTGCTAATGATGTCGCATGATATTGCCGCTTAAGCGCTGGTATCGACCGCTCATCACTCAATACCGTCCACTCTATTGATTGTTCGGTGCCTT
This Moritella sp. 5 DNA region includes the following protein-coding sequences:
- a CDS encoding STAS domain-containing protein, which translates into the protein MEMSRPHDGIIVLQIVHDLDTEHVVSIQPKLEALVDEYTENIILDFSNVHFIDSTGIGAIVFLFKRLTSQRRTLSLLKVSGQPYKLMTMLRVENAIPFIENITECDASRSA